The Isachenkonia alkalipeptolytica genomic interval AAAACTCGCTGCCATTGTCTGTTAAAATGACCGGGAAGAGCCTTTTATAATATTCAGATCCAGAAGCATCTACGATCATCTGAAAGCATTCCTCAACGCTCTTTGCATCATTAGCATCCCTGAGAAACATAAGCATAAAGGATACGTCCACAAAATGAATGGTAAGCAATACCTTACCGCCTTTATTGCCCTCTACAGAGTCCATTTGAACGACTGAAATATCCTTGTTTTCTTCAATAAAGGCAAGATAATCATCATACCTTCTGCCTTCAAGGCACTTCTTGTCGACCTTATATCCCCGTTGAACTTTTCTTCTAGGTCTGTATCGTACTTTCCTTGGTAAATCTATGTTTTTTACGGATAAAGCGCCGATTTCAATGTATTTATATATTGTTTTCTCACTAACCATAATTTTATCTTTATTATTGACAAGGATATGGTGCACTGATTGACCATTGTTGACCAGTGGTTTGATGAATTCGTCTAATTTCTTAATTTCTTCCGGGGAGCTTTCAATGCCAATTCTAGATTCCACAAGGAGTTCTTCGTAGCTTTTATGGGCAGTAGTAGCATCGTAGATAAACTTGGTTAGCGTACACCTCCTTCTGTCTTCACAGCCGTTGCAAACATATGGAGTCGATTGAAGTTTTTCGCAATGATCCACCCTAAAGTACTCGCAGTAATCATTGCATCTACCACAAAATTTACAATGTTTGTATTTGCGACTGCATTTTTTATCACTGCAAACACGATCCGACTCACAACTATATCTATGGATACAAGCATTATAATTTCGGCCATAACAACCTTTCTTTACTGTCCTAGACCGAATAGTTATTTCTCTAGATATGGTTGATTTATGTCTGTTGAGTTCTCTTGCAATTTCGGACAAAGAATAATTGGATTTTAGATATTTTTCAATATCCAGTCGATCATCGTAAGATAAATGCTTTGCCATCATAGCATCCTCCTAAGCAACTATCCGGGCATACCATAATAATACTACAATGTCCGCTGTTATTGATATAAGAACCTCATATCAATCTTGCCCCATGACAACTAATATTGATTCTATAACTAAGAAATTTCACAAAACAGCTGCTAATAATACTCAAAAGTATGTAAGGTTAAATTAGACCTCTGGATTTGTAAGACTAAATTAGACAGTTTTATAAATAGGGGTCTAATTTACTTTTACAATTAAACGACCGGGAAAACTTCGGGATTTTCGAAAATTATCATTGAAGAGGGCGATGCCCTATGATATAATAGCAGAGTATTAAAGGCGTTCCTCTGGGAACAGTAAAATTCTTTAAGAACGTCTGGTGAGGAAGGAGGTAATACAATGAATATTATCGACATGATTGATAAGGAACAACTAAAGTCTGAGGTACCGGAATTTGCCCCGGGAGATACGGTTCGCGTTGATGTGAAAATCAAAGAGGGAACCCGAGAAAGAATCCAGGCATTCCAGGGACTCGTAATTAAAAGACAAGGTGGAGGCATCCAAGAGACCTTTACCGTTCGAAGAATTGCTTACGGTGTAAGTATG includes:
- a CDS encoding helix-turn-helix domain-containing protein yields the protein MAKHLSYDDRLDIEKYLKSNYSLSEIARELNRHKSTISREITIRSRTVKKGCYGRNYNACIHRYSCESDRVCSDKKCSRKYKHCKFCGRCNDYCEYFRVDHCEKLQSTPYVCNGCEDRRRCTLTKFIYDATTAHKSYEELLVESRIGIESSPEEIKKLDEFIKPLVNNGQSVHHILVNNKDKIMVSEKTIYKYIEIGALSVKNIDLPRKVRYRPRRKVQRGYKVDKKCLEGRRYDDYLAFIEENKDISVVQMDSVEGNKGGKVLLTIHFVDVSFMLMFLRDANDAKSVEECFQMIVDASGSEYYKRLFPVILTDNGSEF
- the rplS gene encoding 50S ribosomal protein L19; the protein is MNIIDMIDKEQLKSEVPEFAPGDTVRVDVKIKEGTRERIQAFQGLVIKRQGGGIQETFTVRRIAYGVSMERTFPVHSPKVAEVKVIKRGSVRRARLFYLKNRIGKAAYRIKEKK